The window TACTATGGCTCTGACTGGTAACACGAATTATCAAAATCGAATTGcagtaaatattaaaattcgatTTAGCTTGCAGTAAAAATTATATGGTATAAACGGCAGTTTGATGTAGTGAATTTGcagtaaaaaatgaattaaacattttctttaaaCGACTGACTGGTAACATTTTTGATGTATCATGTGCAGTATctattagaaataaaaattaaaaaattattaagaacaataacatttttgaaatagaataattcaaaatagataaataaaatgatcctatgtaaaaaaaaatgaaaaacatttgagacatagaaaataaaaagagagaaactaatgACGACGTACATTCCATAGCATATTTGCTATCTCATCTCGTACGTTATTCATATATTGGCCATCATTTgttccctcttcttcctcaagtcGATTAAGTTCGCCTTCTGCAAATCGTCGTCCACGACTATCTCGAGCAGTGACATTTTCGTCTTCAAAATCAGCATCTGGAATTCTATGAAGCCTGATAAAATTGTGAAGAACCATAGTAGCATGCACAATTCTGTTCTGAGTCTTGACATCATAACGAGGCAAATTGTCAAGAAtcgtccatttttttttccaaactccGAATGTTCGTTCTATCACAGAACGAAGTGATGCATGCCACCtattatataattcttttttgttccTCGGAGCACCTGCATCAAATTCTGAAAGATGATATCTGATGTTTTCTCTGCTGCTTCCTCTATATGGAGCTAGAAATCCCCGCTTGTTCGCATATCCAGAATCGACGAGATAATACTTACCTATAGGAGGTCTCGGGAATAAAGGATCTCCATCTATTGCATACTGCAACACCAATGAATCATGTGTGGATCCAGCTGCGCCTAGCCATGCATACTTGAAGATCATGTTTAAATCGCATATGGCCATTATGTTTAGACTTTTCTGTCCATTTCTATCAAAATACCCAACTGCATCACTACCTCCAACCATTACTTTGACATGCGTTCCATCAAGTGCTCCAACAAATCCACTAAAGAAAGGCCAATATCTTGAATCTTCTTGTAACTTACGAGGATAGTGCTGgagtgatgttgttgttggagttTTTAAATACTCACATGCAAGTCTCTCTACAGCGTCCAGTACCTCATGGAACTTTCGATAAGCAGTCTCTTGGGAACGACCAAAAGTCATTCCAACAAAGCGTTGAGATGCATTTTGACCGCATGTAACCAAAAATATTGCCACCATCTCATCAATACTGATATTATCGGTACTCCGTAAGTTGTAACGTTGCTCCAGCGTTGTGCACAGGTTCTTGAATGCTTCCGGATGCATCCTTAACATGTTCATACAATTTACCGGCTTGTTACGAATCTGCCTTTCAAGGTTTTGCCAACCTAATCCTCGTTCTTCCGCCATTGgttgtttagaaaaataacGATTGTAATATTCCATCAAAGGATGCATTATCGTATCCATATACTCATCATCTTCTAGATTGTACAACTCTAGCAACTCGTCTTCTGTAAGATTTTCTAAACCCCGAGAATACAGCTCGTTTAATCGTATGACCTATAAATAgatgagaataaaaaaaaactaggattagaacttaattattttattaatcataaaccATGTAACATTAAGCAAAATAGAACTAATTTCTTAgcattgaaccaaaaaaaaaaaacaaaaaaaaaccttaacctAAAATGcattagaaaaaggaaaaggaatattattaaaagatttttaatcttcTAGATTAAAAGTCTTCGTCTGACTTGATTCTCCATCACAACCCGTTTTCTTGGTTCCACCTTCATACCCTATCTCTTTGAATAATGACATGAGCTCTGTATGAGATGGAGCATTGAATTCTTCGTGAGTCTCCATGTTTGTGTTACGGATGTTCAAATCCAGGTTGACACTTGGAGGACCTCTTTGGCAACTTTGCAAATTATTGAGACGATTTCCAATGAAATCTCCGTTACGATCATATCCCGTATAACCCTCCAAGAATATGATCTTATCATGATCATTTTCACTAGAGACCATCATTTCTCGGGCAAAGAGATCCTCCTTTA is drawn from Camelina sativa cultivar DH55 chromosome 1, Cs, whole genome shotgun sequence and contains these coding sequences:
- the LOC104758248 gene encoding putative nuclease HARBI1 — protein: MDTIMHPLMEYYNRYFSKQPMAEERGLGWQNLERQIRNKPVNCMNMLRMHPEAFKNLCTTLEQRYNLRSTDNISIDEMVAIFLVTCGQNASQRFVGMTFGRSQETAYRKFHEVLDAVERLACEYLKTPTTTSLQHYPRKLQEDSRYWPFFSGFVGALDGTHVKVMVGGSDAVGYFDRNGQKSLNIMAICDLNMIFKYAWLGAAGSTHDSLVLQYAIDGDPLFPRPPIGKYYLVDSGYANKRGFLAPYRGSSRENIRYHLSEFDAGAPRNKKELYNRWHASLRSVIERTFGVWKKKWTILDNLPRYDVKTQNRIVHATMVLHNFIRLHRIPDADFEDENVTARDSRGRRFAEGELNRLEEEEGTNDGQYMNNVRDEIANMLWNVRRH